A portion of the uncultured Draconibacterium sp. genome contains these proteins:
- a CDS encoding TIGR00730 family Rossman fold protein, whose product MNICVFCSSSNAINDAYFHAAQQMGEQIGKRGHNLINGGANVGLMETATIAASKAGAKTVGIIPERMIGRSLASNNSHEVIITADMMERKAQMRDMSDAFIALPGGFGTLEEILEVITLRQLSYHTKPIVFVNTNNFFDHLFKQFELSYVELFAKDIYRQLYFVAETPEEAMNHIENYVPVELDTKWFKVPQK is encoded by the coding sequence ATGAATATCTGTGTTTTCTGCTCATCAAGTAATGCTATTAACGATGCCTATTTTCATGCAGCTCAGCAAATGGGCGAGCAAATCGGGAAAAGAGGTCACAACTTAATAAATGGTGGCGCCAATGTTGGCCTTATGGAAACGGCCACCATTGCAGCAAGTAAAGCTGGCGCCAAAACGGTTGGTATTATTCCGGAACGAATGATTGGCCGCTCGCTGGCATCAAACAATTCACACGAAGTAATAATAACCGCTGACATGATGGAGCGCAAAGCACAAATGCGCGATATGTCGGATGCGTTTATTGCCTTGCCTGGAGGTTTTGGCACTCTCGAAGAAATACTTGAAGTTATTACGCTTCGGCAACTCTCCTACCACACCAAACCCATTGTTTTTGTAAATACCAATAATTTTTTCGACCATCTTTTTAAACAATTTGAGCTTTCGTATGTCGAATTATTTGCAAAAGATATTTACAGGCAATTATATTTTGTGGCAGAGACACCGGAAGAGGCCATGAATCACATTGAAAATTACGTTCCTGTTGAACTGGATACAAAGTGGTTTAAGGTTCCTCAAAAATAA
- a CDS encoding Do family serine endopeptidase, protein MKRVGRISLTFLLVIAGAFVGVWAYSTFFNKPQVVTVKEEPAAQFVNLPANSEQQLPDLTFAAEKSIHAVVHIATQSVRTGQWSSGNPFLDEFFGFQQREPQVQQGFGSGVIMSDDGFIITNNHVIDNAQNIKVILNDKREFEARLVGTDPSTDIALLKIDAENLPYLTYGNSDNLKLGEWVLAVGNPFNLTSTVTAGIISSQGRNLGINQDQYKIESFIQTDAAVNPGNSGGALVNQQGNLVGINTAIASRTGSYTGYSFAVPVSIVKKVVEDLKEFGEVQRALLGVNIGDVNAEIAEKLNLDKVEGVYIGGVVENGAANEAGIKEEDVIISVDGDKVKTAAELQEKVSQYRPGDNVDIVVIRDNEKKQFTVTLRNKHGDTQIVRDNTTVLGAEFEAVSNSVKEDLGIRNGIMITSLKKGKLKDAGLEKGFIITSVNKKPIYEVSDFKREVGNARGGILVEGVYPNGESAYYVFGVER, encoded by the coding sequence ATGAAAAGAGTAGGAAGAATTTCGCTGACATTTTTACTTGTTATAGCAGGTGCGTTTGTAGGAGTTTGGGCTTACAGCACTTTTTTCAATAAGCCACAAGTAGTGACAGTAAAAGAAGAACCAGCAGCACAATTTGTTAATTTACCCGCAAACAGCGAGCAACAGTTACCCGATTTAACTTTTGCCGCCGAAAAATCAATACATGCAGTGGTACACATTGCAACGCAATCCGTTCGTACCGGGCAATGGTCTAGCGGAAATCCGTTTTTAGATGAGTTTTTTGGTTTTCAGCAAAGAGAGCCACAGGTTCAGCAAGGTTTTGGTTCGGGAGTAATTATGTCGGATGATGGTTTTATAATTACCAATAATCATGTTATTGATAATGCACAAAACATAAAGGTAATATTAAACGATAAGCGCGAATTTGAAGCGCGTTTAGTAGGAACCGATCCGTCAACCGATATCGCACTATTAAAAATTGATGCCGAAAATTTGCCGTATTTAACTTATGGCAATTCCGACAATTTAAAACTTGGCGAGTGGGTTTTGGCAGTAGGTAATCCGTTTAACCTTACATCAACCGTTACCGCCGGTATTATCAGTTCGCAAGGACGAAATCTGGGGATTAACCAGGATCAATACAAAATTGAGTCGTTTATTCAAACCGATGCAGCTGTAAATCCCGGAAACAGTGGAGGGGCACTGGTTAACCAGCAAGGAAACCTGGTTGGAATCAACACAGCAATTGCCTCACGTACCGGATCATACACCGGATATTCTTTTGCAGTGCCAGTGTCGATTGTAAAAAAAGTTGTTGAAGATTTAAAAGAATTTGGAGAGGTACAACGTGCATTATTAGGCGTTAATATTGGTGATGTAAATGCAGAAATTGCTGAAAAACTGAACCTTGACAAGGTTGAAGGTGTTTATATAGGTGGAGTCGTTGAAAACGGAGCTGCCAACGAAGCCGGCATAAAAGAAGAAGATGTAATCATCAGTGTAGATGGAGATAAAGTAAAAACAGCAGCCGAGCTACAGGAAAAAGTTAGTCAGTACCGTCCGGGCGACAACGTAGATATTGTTGTAATTAGGGACAATGAAAAGAAACAATTTACCGTTACCTTACGTAACAAACACGGCGACACACAAATTGTACGCGACAACACAACCGTACTAGGCGCTGAGTTTGAAGCAGTGAGCAACAGTGTTAAAGAAGACTTGGGAATCAGAAACGGCATCATGATTACCAGTTTGAAAAAAGGAAAACTAAAGGATGCCGGTCTCGAAAAAGGTTTTATTATTACCTCGGTAAACAAAAAACCTATATACGAGGTATCAGATTTTAAGAGAGAAGTTGGAAATGCGAGAGGAGGAATATTGGTTGAAGGAGTTTATCCGAATGGAGAATCAGCATATTATGTTTTTGGCGTAGAACGCTAA
- a CDS encoding RNA polymerase sigma factor RpoD/SigA, with amino-acid sequence MRQLKITKSITNRESASLDKYLQEIGKEELITVEEEVELAQRIKKGDQAALEKLTRANLRFVVSVAKQYQNQGLSLPDLINEGNLGLIKAAEKFDETRGFKFISYAVWWIRQSILQALAEQSRIVRLPLNQVGSLNKINKAYSKFEQEHERKPSPEELAETLELPADKVSDTLRVSGRHVSVDAPFVDGEDNSLLDVLVNNDSPNADKSLINESLAREIFRALATLTERESDIIKLFFGIGCQEMTLEEIGERFGLTRERVRQIKEKAIRRLRHTSRSKLLKSYLG; translated from the coding sequence ATGAGACAACTAAAGATCACAAAGTCAATCACTAACCGTGAAAGTGCCTCTTTAGATAAGTATTTGCAGGAAATTGGTAAAGAAGAGCTGATTACTGTAGAGGAGGAAGTGGAATTAGCACAGCGGATTAAAAAAGGCGATCAGGCGGCTTTGGAGAAATTAACAAGAGCAAACCTTCGATTTGTTGTATCGGTGGCAAAGCAGTACCAAAACCAGGGACTTAGCTTACCCGATTTAATTAACGAAGGAAACCTTGGTTTGATTAAAGCAGCCGAAAAGTTCGACGAAACCCGCGGTTTCAAGTTCATTTCTTACGCAGTATGGTGGATTCGCCAATCTATTCTTCAAGCGCTTGCAGAGCAGTCGCGTATCGTTCGTTTGCCACTGAACCAGGTAGGTTCGCTGAATAAGATCAATAAAGCTTATTCAAAATTTGAGCAAGAACACGAACGTAAACCGTCGCCTGAAGAGTTAGCTGAAACATTAGAGCTGCCTGCTGATAAGGTTTCGGATACTTTAAGAGTATCAGGAAGACATGTATCGGTTGATGCACCATTTGTTGATGGTGAAGATAACAGTCTTCTTGACGTATTGGTGAACAACGATTCGCCAAATGCCGACAAAAGCCTTATCAACGAATCTTTGGCTAGAGAAATTTTCCGCGCATTAGCAACTTTGACTGAGCGAGAAAGTGACATCATTAAACTGTTTTTTGGCATAGGGTGCCAGGAAATGACATTGGAGGAAATCGGTGAACGATTTGGATTAACCCGCGAAAGGGTAAGGCAGATAAAAGAAAAGGCTATCAGACGATTAAGACATACATCGCGTAGCAAATTATTAAAATCATATCTGGGCTAA
- a CDS encoding cation:proton antiporter, protein MNAYLFLIGLCVIIIFSFFTNMFSRKTNVPSVLILILMGVGVQQLMSYFDMEPDYFWALEVLGIVGLIMIVLEAALDLELKKENWPIIWKSFTIASLSLGLTAVSLSFIIQFFIPEINFLPALVYALPLSIMSSAIIIPSVANLTKYKKEFLIYESTFSDILGIMVFYMIIENLNVEGMRQLSFAIGSNIVLTLIISLVLCYGLLYIIQNIKGDAKFFLFLAVLVLLYAVGKMFHLSSLIIILMFGLLLRNYKVLLFGRLRKWLNDSRIDGVFDQFKMITTETAFLVRTFFFVVFGMTLPIASLFTWKVWLISVIFLAVTYVLRFGLFYLVERKDSPLPQTFIAPKGLITILLFFAIPESLRAERFEAAVLFVVIIATSLIMAWALIATKSTNKNNEDEGESKVEESTAGEKSDVVEIPLD, encoded by the coding sequence ATGAATGCATACCTGTTTTTAATTGGCCTTTGTGTCATTATTATATTTTCATTTTTCACCAATATGTTTTCGCGGAAAACCAATGTACCTAGCGTGTTGATTTTAATATTGATGGGGGTTGGGGTACAGCAATTAATGAGTTACTTCGACATGGAGCCCGATTATTTTTGGGCGCTTGAAGTACTCGGAATTGTTGGATTAATAATGATTGTTCTGGAAGCGGCTCTTGATTTGGAGTTAAAGAAAGAGAACTGGCCGATAATATGGAAATCATTCACCATTGCTTCTTTATCGTTAGGCTTAACAGCCGTCTCACTTTCATTTATAATTCAGTTTTTTATACCTGAAATTAACTTTTTACCGGCGTTGGTTTATGCATTACCACTTTCAATAATGAGCAGTGCTATAATTATTCCCAGTGTTGCAAATCTTACAAAATACAAGAAAGAGTTTCTTATATACGAAAGCACTTTTTCCGATATCCTGGGAATTATGGTGTTTTACATGATTATTGAAAACCTGAATGTTGAAGGAATGCGTCAGCTGAGTTTTGCAATAGGAAGCAATATTGTTCTTACGCTTATTATTTCGCTGGTGTTGTGTTACGGTTTGCTCTACATTATTCAGAATATAAAAGGCGATGCAAAGTTCTTCCTGTTTTTGGCAGTGTTGGTTTTACTTTATGCCGTTGGAAAAATGTTCCATCTGTCATCATTAATAATCATTTTAATGTTTGGTTTGCTGCTGCGTAACTACAAAGTATTGCTTTTTGGTCGTCTCCGCAAGTGGTTAAACGATTCAAGAATTGATGGTGTTTTTGATCAGTTTAAAATGATTACCACAGAAACAGCCTTTTTAGTTCGTACGTTCTTCTTTGTAGTATTTGGTATGACTTTACCTATTGCTTCGTTGTTTACCTGGAAAGTTTGGTTGATTAGTGTGATTTTTCTTGCCGTTACTTATGTGCTTAGGTTTGGCTTATTTTATCTTGTTGAACGAAAGGATTCACCTCTTCCGCAGACATTTATAGCACCAAAAGGACTAATTACCATCCTATTGTTTTTTGCCATTCCCGAGTCGCTAAGAGCCGAGAGGTTTGAAGCCGCTGTATTATTTGTTGTAATTATAGCTACCAGTTTAATAATGGCCTGGGCATTAATTGCAACAAAAAGTACAAATAAGAATAATGAAGATGAAGGGGAGAGTAAAGTTGAAGAAAGTACTGCGGGGGAAAAGTCTGATGTTGTTGAGATCCCACTCGACTAG
- a CDS encoding fibrobacter succinogenes major paralogous domain-containing protein translates to MAASSRKPSIFIFILLFIACNETTPVKTTTTIEFPKGFTEEFDAINTICHQTLNEVIIDLSNDENIHIIFSLSGLEVGTYAINSDYSFYSLFTDFSSNKFAATAVFDINDRKFYATSGDIVITEITAESMSGYYELLGYSRDSYDIQIYIKHGTISNVPIHKIQYGEISDYEENQYKTVKIGEQTWMAEDLRSTLYSDGTPITDFYLYPNGIFENQTNVYYTWNAANKINQDVCPSGWHIPTNEEWQTLIDYSDQLNESGDKKLKTKTGWGYIEYNAPPKVNYNTNSSGFTICPNGYVRGGDTYWIAKKYTGAYWTSEIEIAETDTFYLYRSFYQLGEYNSWPRTDDALEGRAVRCIKDQ, encoded by the coding sequence ATGGCCGCATCATCCCGAAAACCATCAATTTTTATTTTTATTCTGTTATTTATAGCGTGCAATGAAACAACTCCTGTTAAAACAACTACAACCATCGAATTTCCAAAAGGTTTTACAGAAGAATTCGATGCTATAAACACAATATGTCATCAAACTTTAAACGAGGTAATTATAGACTTAAGTAACGACGAAAATATTCATATAATTTTTTCACTTTCCGGACTTGAAGTAGGCACCTACGCCATAAACTCAGACTATTCATTTTATAGTCTTTTTACCGATTTTTCCAGTAATAAGTTTGCTGCAACAGCAGTTTTTGATATTAATGACCGTAAATTTTATGCAACAAGTGGAGATATTGTAATTACAGAAATTACAGCCGAGAGCATGAGTGGGTATTACGAATTGCTGGGCTATTCCAGAGACTCGTATGATATACAGATATATATTAAGCATGGAACGATTTCTAATGTACCAATTCATAAAATACAGTACGGAGAAATTTCGGATTACGAGGAGAACCAATACAAAACAGTAAAAATTGGAGAACAAACATGGATGGCTGAAGATCTTCGCTCCACATTGTATTCTGATGGAACTCCAATAACAGATTTCTATCTTTACCCAAATGGAATTTTTGAGAACCAAACTAACGTTTATTATACATGGAATGCAGCGAATAAAATCAATCAGGATGTATGCCCATCCGGTTGGCATATTCCCACAAACGAAGAATGGCAAACTTTGATTGATTATTCAGATCAACTAAACGAAAGCGGAGATAAAAAACTAAAAACAAAAACAGGTTGGGGATACATTGAATATAATGCACCACCTAAAGTAAATTACAACACAAACAGCAGTGGTTTTACCATATGTCCCAATGGCTATGTAAGAGGAGGCGATACTTACTGGATTGCGAAAAAATATACTGGCGCTTACTGGACAAGTGAAATAGAAATAGCAGAAACAGATACCTTTTATTTATATCGCTCTTTTTATCAACTTGGAGAATACAACTCCTGGCCCAGAACAGACGATGCACTAGAAGGAAGAGCGGTGAGATGCATTAAAGATCAATAA
- a CDS encoding L-rhamnose mutarotase, with protein MKYKRYCKTLKLEDNPELIEQYKKVHEPGAVWHEITQGMRKIGIVDMEIYIADNRLFMIMDTIPGFDHDAAMKELAEKPRQTEWEAYVSQFQQTSETATADEKWQLMERIYKLGN; from the coding sequence ATGAAATACAAACGCTACTGTAAAACCTTGAAGCTGGAAGACAATCCGGAGTTGATTGAGCAGTATAAAAAAGTTCATGAACCCGGTGCAGTTTGGCATGAAATTACCCAAGGTATGCGCAAGATTGGTATTGTTGATATGGAAATTTACATTGCAGATAATCGCTTGTTTATGATTATGGATACCATTCCGGGTTTTGATCATGATGCAGCGATGAAAGAACTGGCCGAAAAGCCACGGCAGACTGAATGGGAAGCTTATGTCTCGCAATTTCAGCAAACTTCTGAAACGGCAACAGCTGATGAAAAATGGCAATTAATGGAACGAATTTATAAACTAGGAAATTAA
- the fucP gene encoding L-fucose:H+ symporter permease produces MNKTKSIVVDKKILVPFILITCLFALWGFANDLTNPMVAAFQTVMEISNAKAAMVQFAFYGGYATMAIPAALIIKRYSYKIGIIIGLALYAVGALLFYPAAQYEIFGFFLVSLYILTFGLAFLETTANPYILSMGDPATATRRLNLAQSFNPMGSILGMFVASKLILSALESDRRDDAGNLVFNTLNDAEKAVVRTNDLAVIRDPYVILGFVVIVMLVIIVLAKMPKRESADHEIHPWHSAKRLFRNKIYREGVIAQVFYVGAQIMCWTFIIQYADNLGIPKAQAQNYNIVAMAIFIASRFISTFLMKYLNARYMLLLFAIGGICTTTGVILIQGMMGLYLLVATSAFMSLMFPTIYGIALEDVGDDATLGAAGLVMAIVGGALMPPIQGLIIDQGTIGPLPAVNFSFVLPFICFVIIAIYGKRTYNALKKAQ; encoded by the coding sequence ATGAACAAAACTAAATCAATTGTGGTGGACAAGAAAATTCTTGTCCCGTTTATACTAATAACCTGTTTGTTTGCACTTTGGGGATTTGCCAACGATTTGACCAATCCAATGGTGGCCGCATTTCAAACGGTAATGGAAATATCGAATGCCAAAGCAGCTATGGTGCAGTTTGCATTTTATGGCGGTTATGCCACAATGGCTATTCCGGCTGCACTAATTATTAAACGATACTCCTACAAAATCGGAATTATTATTGGACTGGCGTTATATGCCGTTGGCGCATTATTATTTTACCCGGCTGCACAGTACGAAATTTTCGGATTTTTCCTGGTATCACTTTATATCCTCACTTTTGGTTTGGCATTTTTAGAAACAACGGCTAACCCTTATATTTTATCGATGGGAGATCCGGCAACAGCAACCCGGCGATTAAATCTCGCACAGTCGTTTAACCCCATGGGATCGATTTTGGGAATGTTTGTTGCCTCAAAACTTATTCTGTCGGCGCTAGAGTCGGATAGACGAGATGATGCCGGTAATCTCGTATTCAATACTTTAAACGATGCTGAAAAAGCAGTAGTTCGTACAAACGACCTGGCAGTTATTCGCGATCCCTACGTAATCCTCGGCTTTGTTGTAATTGTTATGCTTGTAATAATTGTTCTGGCCAAAATGCCTAAACGCGAAAGTGCCGATCATGAAATTCATCCGTGGCACTCGGCAAAAAGGTTATTCCGAAACAAAATTTACCGCGAAGGGGTAATTGCACAGGTATTTTATGTGGGAGCACAAATTATGTGCTGGACATTCATTATTCAGTATGCCGATAATTTGGGTATTCCCAAAGCTCAGGCTCAGAATTACAACATCGTTGCAATGGCCATTTTTATCGCAAGTCGTTTTATCAGTACCTTTTTAATGAAATACCTGAATGCCCGTTATATGCTGTTGCTTTTTGCCATTGGAGGAATATGTACTACAACTGGCGTAATTTTAATTCAGGGAATGATGGGGCTTTATTTACTTGTGGCCACATCAGCTTTTATGTCGCTGATGTTCCCTACCATTTACGGAATTGCGCTGGAAGATGTTGGAGACGATGCTACGCTTGGCGCCGCAGGTTTGGTAATGGCAATTGTTGGTGGGGCATTAATGCCACCAATTCAGGGATTAATTATTGATCAGGGAACAATCGGTCCACTTCCGGCAGTGAATTTTTCGTTTGTTTTGCCTTTTATCTGTTTTGTTATAATCGCAATTTATGGTAAACGAACATATAACGCATTAAAAAAAGCGCAATAA
- a CDS encoding mannose-1-phosphate guanylyltransferase — MKDLYTLIMAGGSGTRFWPRSKTVKPKQYLNIFGDKSLLQDTIERFATFTKQENIYIVSSATQAKVLEKQTPMLPKENLIYEPIGRNTLPCIGLAAMYAERENPDGVMVVSPSDHLITNNTLFESTVLAAAKIANERDGIVTLGITPTYPATGYGYVQTAEDITGNEKIKQFKVERFVEKPDEATAADYLKQGGFYWNSGLFVFKVSVFLKAVEEFAPELYADLRKIQADFGNPSYPETLDTIYRAVESISVDYGIMEHAKNIFLVEGNFDWNDLGSWESVYQTDKKDENGNAGMGEAIFLDSKNSYVSTDDGLVAVVGLDDVIVVRDGNTTLVCKRDNAEDIKKIVEELKAKNKLEYL; from the coding sequence ATGAAAGATCTGTATACTCTAATCATGGCCGGTGGATCGGGAACACGATTCTGGCCTCGAAGTAAAACGGTGAAACCGAAACAATATCTAAATATCTTTGGCGACAAATCGCTACTTCAGGACACAATTGAACGATTTGCAACTTTCACTAAACAAGAAAACATTTACATTGTATCAAGTGCAACACAGGCAAAAGTGCTGGAGAAGCAAACACCAATGTTGCCTAAAGAAAACCTGATTTACGAACCGATTGGCAGAAATACCCTGCCATGTATTGGTTTGGCGGCCATGTATGCCGAACGCGAAAATCCGGATGGCGTGATGGTTGTTTCACCTTCTGATCATTTAATTACAAATAATACTTTGTTTGAAAGTACTGTTTTGGCAGCCGCTAAAATTGCAAACGAACGCGATGGTATCGTAACACTTGGTATAACACCAACTTATCCGGCAACGGGTTACGGTTATGTACAAACCGCTGAGGATATTACAGGTAATGAAAAAATAAAGCAGTTTAAAGTTGAACGTTTTGTTGAAAAACCGGATGAAGCAACTGCTGCGGATTATCTGAAGCAAGGTGGTTTTTACTGGAATAGCGGATTATTTGTTTTTAAAGTATCAGTTTTTCTGAAAGCGGTTGAAGAATTTGCCCCTGAGTTGTATGCCGATTTGCGTAAAATTCAGGCTGATTTTGGGAACCCAAGCTATCCGGAAACGCTGGACACCATTTACCGAGCTGTTGAAAGTATTTCGGTTGATTATGGTATTATGGAGCATGCAAAAAATATTTTCCTGGTTGAAGGAAATTTCGATTGGAACGATTTGGGAAGTTGGGAGTCGGTTTATCAAACCGATAAAAAGGATGAGAATGGCAATGCAGGAATGGGAGAGGCCATCTTTCTGGATTCTAAAAACTCATACGTATCTACCGACGATGGGCTTGTTGCTGTTGTTGGTTTAGATGATGTAATTGTTGTGCGCGATGGAAATACCACTTTGGTTTGTAAGCGCGATAATGCCGAGGACATTAAGAAAATTGTTGAAGAATTAAAAGCTAAAAATAAGTTGGAATACCTATAA
- the buk gene encoding butyrate kinase yields MHQVLAINPGSTSTKFAVYNETECVFTKTIRHPLEQLLRYKNIIDQFAFRKGVIIEALVDEGIEVDAIKYIIGRGGLTYPLESGVYKVNNLMLDHLREGIMGHHASNLGGMLADYIALQIPNAKAYIADPVVTDEMDEVARLAGHPRFKRQSIFHALNQKATARLHANKMAKNYNHMCLIVAHLGGGISVGAHKNGRVIDVNNALDGEGPFSPERSGTLPVGQLIDLCFSGKFSQEQIRRMVVGEGGFVAYLGTNDALEVEKRVEQNDEKAKTVQEALFYQVAKMIGEMAVVLSGKVDGILLTGGMAYNKHLENYIRNKTGFISEVFVYPGEDELEALAVNALRVANGEIEAKEYNPVK; encoded by the coding sequence ATGCATCAGGTTCTTGCAATAAATCCGGGATCTACCTCCACCAAATTTGCTGTTTATAACGAAACGGAATGTGTTTTTACCAAAACTATTCGGCATCCGCTGGAGCAACTGCTTCGATATAAAAATATAATCGATCAGTTTGCTTTTCGAAAAGGAGTGATCATCGAAGCTTTGGTTGATGAAGGCATTGAAGTGGATGCCATTAAGTATATTATCGGCCGTGGTGGGCTTACTTATCCATTGGAATCGGGCGTTTACAAAGTTAATAATCTAATGCTCGATCATTTGCGCGAAGGAATAATGGGGCACCATGCCAGTAATTTGGGCGGAATGTTGGCCGATTATATTGCTTTGCAAATTCCGAATGCAAAAGCTTATATTGCCGACCCGGTAGTAACCGACGAAATGGATGAAGTGGCACGTTTGGCCGGACATCCGCGTTTTAAACGACAGTCAATTTTCCATGCACTAAATCAAAAGGCAACAGCGCGTTTGCATGCAAATAAAATGGCCAAAAATTATAACCACATGTGTTTGATTGTTGCTCACCTTGGTGGCGGGATTTCGGTTGGAGCGCATAAAAACGGCCGTGTTATCGATGTAAATAATGCCTTGGATGGCGAAGGGCCTTTTAGCCCGGAACGTTCGGGAACATTGCCGGTTGGTCAGCTTATTGATCTTTGCTTTAGTGGTAAATTTTCGCAGGAACAAATCCGAAGAATGGTGGTTGGCGAAGGTGGTTTTGTGGCTTACCTGGGCACCAACGATGCATTGGAAGTGGAAAAGCGCGTGGAGCAGAATGATGAGAAAGCTAAAACCGTTCAGGAAGCCCTGTTTTATCAGGTGGCAAAAATGATCGGTGAAATGGCGGTCGTACTTAGCGGAAAAGTAGATGGTATTTTGTTAACCGGCGGTATGGCATACAATAAACATCTGGAGAACTACATTCGAAATAAAACAGGATTTATATCTGAAGTTTTTGTTTATCCGGGAGAAGATGAACTGGAAGCTTTGGCAGTAAATGCGCTTCGTGTTGCCAATGGCGAGATTGAGGCAAAAGAATACAATCCTGTTAAGTAA
- a CDS encoding phosphate acyltransferase produces MRINNFTELLEVVKNQPPKRVVAVNGVDVSTLEAMHDAVELGFVTPIITGDKTIIEESCKKLGIDVADYQIYHTKSINEATEKAVELIHEDKADVLMKGMVSTDKFMRALLKKEYNLVPSKGTLSHVSVMDNPNYHKLLVFSDAAVLPYPDLKQKILMTDYLICAAKSLGVKQPKVAIIAPTEQIIISIQSCMDGATIAKMSEHGQIEGGLVDGPMALDVAINSESAEIKGFTSPVAGDADCLLFPNIDAANVFYKANSKLAKAEMSGIIAGAKVPVVVSSRGDSRKTKLNSVALASIVSYQASIT; encoded by the coding sequence ATGAGAATTAATAATTTTACTGAACTTCTTGAAGTAGTAAAAAATCAACCTCCGAAAAGAGTTGTAGCCGTTAATGGTGTTGATGTAAGCACATTGGAGGCGATGCACGATGCTGTTGAGCTGGGGTTTGTTACTCCAATTATTACCGGTGATAAAACGATTATAGAAGAATCGTGCAAAAAGCTGGGAATCGATGTTGCGGATTATCAGATTTATCATACAAAATCGATTAATGAAGCTACCGAAAAAGCAGTGGAATTAATACACGAAGATAAAGCCGACGTGTTGATGAAAGGAATGGTATCGACCGATAAGTTTATGCGGGCTTTGTTAAAGAAAGAATACAACCTTGTACCATCAAAAGGTACATTAAGTCATGTTTCGGTGATGGATAATCCGAATTACCATAAACTGCTTGTCTTTAGCGATGCGGCAGTGTTGCCATATCCTGATTTGAAACAGAAGATATTGATGACAGACTATCTTATTTGTGCTGCAAAGTCGTTGGGTGTAAAACAGCCAAAAGTTGCAATAATTGCACCTACCGAGCAAATCATAATTTCCATTCAATCGTGTATGGATGGTGCTACAATTGCAAAAATGTCGGAGCACGGTCAAATTGAAGGTGGTTTGGTTGATGGGCCAATGGCACTCGATGTTGCCATAAATTCCGAATCGGCTGAAATAAAAGGATTTACTTCGCCGGTTGCAGGCGATGCAGATTGTTTATTGTTTCCGAATATTGATGCAGCCAACGTTTTTTACAAAGCAAACTCAAAACTGGCAAAAGCTGAAATGTCGGGAATTATTGCCGGCGCTAAAGTACCTGTTGTGGTTTCGTCGCGCGGAGACAGTAGAAAAACAAAGTTAAATTCTGTGGCACTTGCATCAATTGTAAGTTATCAGGCAAGTATAACGTAA